The window ACTGACTGATACTATTTTAAATATCAAAAAAAATAGGGCAGCTGTTACCAGTATAGTAAAAATAGGAGCAATTCTGAAATAAGTAGCCTGAACGGTAAAAGGAAAAGCGCACATGCCTATAATTACCCCAAAAGAAGTAGAAATACCTTTACCTCCCTTGAATTTCAGGTATACCGGAAAATCATGCCCCAGTATTACCGCCACCGATGCTAATGATGCCATTAACAGGTCACCAGCGAATATAAAATAGACCGCCATCATGGGCAAGAAACCTTTTATGATATCTATAATAATGGTTAGAACTCCCGCACCGGCCCCCATAGTCCTGGCCACATTGGTACCACCTACATTGCCGCTGCCTTCCATTCTTATATCTGATCCTCTTCTTATCCTGTAGAGGACATAAGCAGTCGGAAAGGCGCCAAACAGGTAAGCTAATATA of the Actinomycetes bacterium genome contains:
- the plsY gene encoding glycerol-3-phosphate 1-O-acyltransferase PlsY yields the protein MGIFFFYKTLFIILAYLFGAFPTAYVLYRIRRGSDIRMEGSGNVGGTNVARTMGAGAGVLTIIIDIIKGFLPMMAVYFIFAGDLLMASLASVAVILGHDFPVYLKFKGGKGISTSFGVIIGMCAFPFTVQATYFRIAPIFTILVTAALFFLIFKIVSVSSIAAAVATPLSFYFFKFPTIIVITAAIWGFLALIAHRGNIGRLIRKEEKKINRKGV